From a single Lolium rigidum isolate FL_2022 chromosome 7, APGP_CSIRO_Lrig_0.1, whole genome shotgun sequence genomic region:
- the LOC124671846 gene encoding ABC transporter B family member 15-like: MGDKQAGKTSFLEIVRYADAHDMCLMVLGVLGSFVDGMMQPLTMLVLGDIVNSYGGAGTDFSTSTVDKFALRLLYVAIAVGSCSFLEGMCWTRTAERQASTMRRLYLEAVLRQEVEFFDAAPSSQPTTFRVISTISDDADTIQDFIGEKLPMVLANMTLFFGSLAVCFFFSWRLALAGLPLTLLFIVPSVLLGKRLGATAGEAHAASIATALPNLRYFVDATAAAARMRGMIEKLPPLQEAGKEGATMKSVRGGIVFKDVHFSYPSRPDTRVLNGVNLAITEGATVGLVGGSGSGKSTIIALLLRFYSADGGEISLDGHEIGTLNVEWLRSQIGLVSQEPVLFATTIKENILFGNEAASMKQIVAAAKMANAHDFITKLPQGYETHVGQFGTQMSGGQKQRIAIARALIRDPKILLLDEATSALDSESERTVQDALDRASVGRTTVIVAHRLSTLRKADTIAVLDSGRVLEFGSHDELVGMDGGEGGVYAKMVHLQNSSVARQEEGHQQGVVENEEINLTPFHSVEIMSPASERRPSPVPSFWSFESVPVEGGDPAAASSGAVARPRKPSQLRLLKMNRPEWKQALLGCAGAIIYGGVLPLYSYSLGSLPAVYFVGDNALLREKTRLFSLVFLAISIVCITANIMQHYNFAIMGERLTERVRDQMLGKILYFEVGWFDEDDNSSAAICARLASQATKVRSLVGDRICLLVQAAATATLGYALAFSLSWRLSLVMIAMQPLVIAGFYFKKVLMTAGAKKAKKAQVQGSQLASEAVVNHRTVTAFSSQRRMLELYEAAQVGPRKDTMTQSWYSGFILCLCQFSSTGSMALGLWYGGRLMADGLITTTPLFQVFFMLMTMGRVIADAGSLTSDLAQGGDAVRSILDTLDREPAIRSARATDHDASESDGDSEKKRKKIKGAIEFRDVHFSYPTRPQVTVLAGLSLEIAAGKTVALVGPSGSGKSTVIGLIERFYDVHKGSVLIDGRDIRSYSLTHLRSQVALEVTSAAMLANAHEFISAMESGYDTQIGERGTQLSGGQRQRIALARAVLKNARILLLDEATSALDTVSERLVQDAVDRMLQGTRTCVVVAHRLSTIQKSDMIAVVKDGRVAERGTHHDLIAAGRAGMYYNLIKLQHGTSPSHSPMHAGN, translated from the exons ATGGGGGACAAGCAGGCAGGGAAGACGTCGTTCCTGGAGATCGTCCGGTACGCGGACGCACACGACATGTGCCTCATGGTGCTGGGCGTGCTGGGGAGCTTCGTTGACGGCATGATGCAGCCGCTCACCATGCTTGTGCTCGGCGACATCGTCAACAGCTACGGCGGCGCCGGCACCGACTTCAGCACAAGCACCGTCGACAAG TTCGCGCTTCGGCTGCTGTACGTGGCCATTGCAGTGGGCAGCTGCTCTTTTCTAG AGGGGATGTGTTGGACGAGAACGGCAGAGCGACAGGCGTCGACGATGCGGCGGCTGTACCTGGAGGCCGTCCTGCGGCAGGAGGTGGAGTTCTTCGACGCCGCGCCCTCGTCGCAGCCCACCACCTTCCGTGTCATCTCCACCATCTCCGACGACGCCGACACAATCCAGGACTTCATCGGCGAGAAG CTGCCCATGGTTCTGGCCAACATGACGCTCTTCTTCGGCTCGCTGGCGGTGTGCTTCTTCTTCTCGTGGCGCCTGGCGCTGGCGGGGCTCCCCCTCACGCTCCTCTTTATCGTGCCCAGCGTGCTCCTCGGCAAGCGCTTGGGCGCCACGGCTGGGGAGGCGCACGCCGC GTCAATCGCGACGGCGCTGCCGAACCTACGCTACTTCGTCGACGCCACGGCTGCGGCGGCCCGGATGCGGGGGATGATCGAGAAGCTGCCGCCTCTACAGGAGGCCGGCAAGGAGGGCGCCACTATGAAGAGTGTCAGGGGGGGAATCGTGTTCAAAGACGTGCACTTCTCGTACCCGTCCAGGCCGGACACGCGCGTGCTCAATGGCGTAAACCTGGCCATCACTGAAGGCGCCACCGTGGGCCTCGTCGGCGGCAGTGGGTCGGGAAAGTCCACCATCATCGCGCTGCTGCTGCGGTTCTACAGCGCGGACGGTGGCGAGATATCGCTGGACGGCCACGAGATCGGCACACTCAACGTGGAGTGGCTCAGGAGCCAGATCGGGCTCGTCAGCCAGGAGCCCGTACTGTTCGCCACCACCATCAAGGAGAACATCCTCTTCGGCAATGAGGCGGCTTCGATGAAGCAGATCGTTGCCGCCGCGAAGATGGCCAATGCTCACGACTTCATCACCAAACTGCCCCAAGGATACGAAACGCATGTGGGGCAGTTCGGCACCCAGATGTCTGGAGGGCAGAAGCAGAGGATCGCCATTGCCCGGGCGCTCATCCGGGACCCCAAGATCCTGCTCCTGGACGAGGCGACAAGCGCGCTGGATTCCGAGTCGGAGCGGACGGTGCAGGATGCGCTGGACCGGGCGTCCGTCGGCCGGACCACCGTCATCGTGGCGCACCGCCTCTCCACGCTCCGCAAGGCCGACACGATCGCCGTGCTCGACAGTGGTCGCGTTCTGGAGTTTGGCTCGCACGACGAGCTCGTCGGCATGGACGGCGGCGAAGGTGGGGTCTACGCGAAGATGGTGCACCTGCAGAACTCGTCCGTGGCGAGACAGGAGGAGGGCCACCAACAGGGCGTGGTAGAAAATGAGGAGATCAATCTGACGCCGTTCCACAGCGTGGAGATCATGTCGCCAGCCAGCGAACGCCGCCCTAGCCCGGTGCCGTCGTTCTGGTCGTTCGAGTCCGTCCCCGTGGAAGGCGGAGACCCTGCGGCAGCCTCCTCCGGCGCAGTGGCACGACCGCGCAAGCCGTCGCAGCTCCGCCTGCTCAAGATGAACCGTCCGGAGTGGAAGCAGGCGCTGCTCGGGTGCGCCGGCGCGATCATATACGGTGGCGTGCTGCCGCTCTACTCCTACAGCCTCGGTTCGCTACCGGCGGTGTACTTCGTCGGTGACAACGCGCTCCTCCGCGAGAAGACCAGGCTGTTTTCCCTAGTCTTCCTCGCGATCTCCATCGTCTGCATCACGGCTAACATCATGCAGCACTACAACTTCGCTATCATGGGCGAGCGCCTGACGGAGCGCGTCAGGGACCAGATGCTCGGCAAGATCCTCTACTTCGAGGTCGGGTGGTTCGACGAGGACGACAACTCGAGCGCGGCCATCTGCGCGCGGCTGGCATCGCAAGCGACCAAGGTCCGGTCCCTTGTCGGGGACCGCATTTGCTTGCTGGTGCAGGCGGCCGCTACGGCGACTCTTGGATACGCACTGGCATTCTCCCTGTCGTGGCGGCTCTCGCTGGTGATGATAGCCATGCAGCCACTGGTCATCGCCGGCTTCTACTTCAAGAAGGTGCTCATGACGGCAGGAGCCAAGAAGGCCAAGAAGGCGCAGGTGCAGGGGAGCCAGCTCGCCAGCGAGGCCGTGGTGAACCACCGGACGGTCACCGCATTCTCGTCGCAGCGGCGGATGCTGGAGCTGTACGAGGCCGCGCAGGTTGGCCCGAGGAAGGACACCATGACGCAGTCCTGGTACTCGGGCTTCATCCTGTGCCTGTGCCAGTTCAGTAGCACCGGGAGCATGGCGCTTGGGCTATGGTACGGAGGCAGGCTCATGGCCGACGGGCTCATCACTACCACGCCCTTGTTCCAAGTATTCTTCATGCTCATGACCATGGGAAGGGTCATCGCCGACGCCGGGTCCTTGACGTCGGACCTGGCGCAAGGCGGCGACGCCGTACGGTCCATCCTCGATACGCTGGACCGTGAACCGGCGATCAGATCCGCCAGGGCTACCGATCACGATGCCAGTGAGTCAGACGGCGACAGTGAGAAGAAGCGGAAGAAGATCAAGGGTGCCATCGAGTTCAGGGACGTGCACTTCAGCTACCCGACGAGGCCGCAGGTGACGGTGCTGGCCGGGCTCAGCCTCGAGATCGCCGCGGGAAAGACGGTGGCGCTGGTCGGGCCGAGCGGGTCAGGCAAGTCCACGGTGATCGGGCTGATCGAGCGGTTCTACGACGTGCACAAAGGATCTGTTCTGATCGACGGCAGGGACATCCGAAGCTACAGCCTGACGCACCTCCGGTCGCAGGTCGCGCTG gaggtcaCCAGCGCCGCCATGCTCGCAAATGCCCACGAGTTCATCAG TGCAATGGAGAGCGGGTACGACACGCAGATCGGGGAGCGAGGGACGCAGCTGTCGGGCGGGCAGAGGCAGCGGATCGCGCTGGCCAGGGCGGTGCTCAAGAACGCCAGGATCCTGCTGCTCGACGAGGCCACCAGCGCGCTCGACACCGTGTCGGAGAGGCTGGTACAGGACGCCGTGGACAGGATGCTACAGGGGACCAGGACCTGCGTCGTCGTCGCGCACAGGCTCTCCACGATACAAAAGTCCGACATGATCGCCGTCGTCAAGGACGGGAGGGTGGCCGAGAGGGGGACGCACCACGACCTCATCGCCGCCGGCCGTGCCGGGATGTACTACAACCTCATCAAGCTGCAACACGGCACATCACCGAGCCATAGTCCCATGCATGCGGGCAACTGA